In Methanosarcina siciliae T4/M, one genomic interval encodes:
- a CDS encoding NAD-dependent epimerase/dehydratase family protein: MKALVTGCAGFIGSHLTERLLNEGYEVIGIDCFTDYYPKHIKENNLHTFINHDNFEFINKDLLSVDNYPDVDYVFHHAAQAGVRASWGKYFDTYLENNISLTQKLLEYYKDSNIKKFVYASSSSVYGDIDELPMNEESLLKPVSPYGVTKLAAEHLCSLYYTSYSVPTISLRYFTVFGPRQRPDMAIFKFVNRIFNGKEITVYGNGLQTRDFTYVADVVEANVRAATGDIVGEVFNIGGGNSITVNELIKQIEIIVGKKAKVKYIDTQKGDMKDTKSDVTKARKLLNWKAKTDIIEGLDKYIEWFRKNDYLYKDLDL; encoded by the coding sequence ATGAAAGCACTTGTTACTGGCTGCGCAGGTTTTATAGGTTCTCACTTAACTGAAAGGCTATTGAATGAAGGCTATGAAGTAATAGGGATTGATTGTTTTACCGATTATTACCCAAAACATATTAAAGAGAATAATCTTCATACATTCATAAACCATGACAATTTTGAGTTTATAAATAAAGACCTGCTCTCTGTTGACAATTATCCAGATGTAGATTATGTCTTCCACCATGCTGCACAAGCCGGTGTCAGGGCATCGTGGGGTAAATATTTTGATACTTATCTTGAAAACAATATCAGTTTAACTCAAAAACTACTTGAATACTATAAAGACAGCAATATTAAAAAATTCGTATATGCCTCTTCATCATCTGTTTATGGGGATATTGACGAATTACCGATGAATGAAGAGTCTTTGTTAAAGCCTGTGTCTCCTTACGGTGTTACAAAACTTGCAGCTGAACATTTGTGCTCTTTGTATTACACGAGTTACAGCGTACCAACCATTTCTTTGAGATATTTTACCGTTTTTGGCCCAAGACAGAGGCCAGATATGGCTATTTTCAAATTTGTTAACAGGATATTTAATGGTAAAGAAATAACAGTTTATGGAAATGGACTTCAAACCCGAGATTTTACTTATGTTGCTGATGTAGTTGAAGCAAATGTTCGGGCAGCAACAGGCGACATTGTTGGAGAAGTGTTTAATATAGGTGGCGGGAACAGTATTACAGTAAATGAATTAATAAAACAAATAGAAATTATTGTTGGAAAAAAGGCTAAAGTAAAATATATAGATACTCAAAAGGGAGATATGAAGGATACAAAATCCGATGTAACAAAAGCAAGAAAGTTGCTTAATTGGAAAGCGAAAACAGATATTATAGAAGGGTTGGATAAATATATCGAATGGTTTAGAAAAAACGATTACCTCTACAAGGACCTGGATCTATAA
- a CDS encoding flippase, with translation MSYQKFARDVGFIGTVQILTSLSAFFLLPIITKTLGTYDYGLWAQISITTSLISSLALMGLSMSFVRFLSSETDKKKIREAVYSILFFVTASGLMASFLLYIFAEPLATFGFKEPEATYFVKAGSLLIILNIIESVSLFYFRVFRQIKKFSYLTFFETFGKLLFIVIFLKMGYGLLGVITATLITQGLIFLVAFVTIVSQIGFVIPRFTYIREYLQFSLPLTPNSLIRWVTDSSDRYMVTYLLGLGSVGVYSAACSIGNLIQLFVSPLQLILFPELSKLFDENKMEEVRTYMSHSLRYFLIISIPAVFGLSALAKPLLGILTTPDFVSGWFVIPIIAFAGLMAGIFQIFVNTMFLIKKTKFATYINIVAAVSNVIVNLILIPSVGIIGAAFSTLISYFLMATLCIHVSLKHFKLDFHFLDIGKSILSSMAMYFFVSSLSIAGIVELFEAVGAGMFTYVVAMFLVGGFTDNEMSLIKRYLFRSEVSSNSK, from the coding sequence ATGTCATATCAGAAGTTTGCAAGGGACGTTGGTTTTATTGGGACGGTTCAGATTCTCACAAGCCTGAGTGCCTTCTTTTTACTTCCCATTATCACAAAAACCCTTGGAACATATGATTACGGGCTCTGGGCACAGATCAGCATTACAACATCTTTGATCTCTTCCCTTGCGCTTATGGGACTTTCAATGAGTTTCGTCAGATTTTTATCTTCCGAAACCGATAAGAAAAAAATAAGGGAAGCAGTATATTCAATCCTTTTTTTTGTTACAGCATCAGGTTTGATGGCTTCATTCCTGTTATATATATTTGCAGAGCCGCTTGCAACTTTCGGTTTTAAGGAACCTGAAGCAACATATTTTGTTAAGGCAGGCTCCCTTTTAATTATTTTGAATATAATTGAATCTGTATCCCTTTTTTATTTCAGGGTTTTCAGGCAAATTAAGAAATTCTCTTACCTTACTTTTTTTGAAACCTTTGGAAAACTGTTATTTATCGTGATTTTCCTTAAAATGGGATACGGACTTCTTGGAGTAATAACCGCAACTTTAATTACTCAGGGTCTGATTTTTTTAGTCGCTTTTGTTACCATAGTTTCCCAGATAGGTTTTGTCATTCCGCGGTTTACTTACATCAGAGAGTATCTGCAGTTTTCTCTGCCATTAACTCCAAACTCCCTTATCAGGTGGGTTACGGATTCAAGTGACCGATATATGGTTACTTATCTTCTTGGCCTGGGTAGTGTTGGAGTCTATTCTGCGGCGTGCTCAATAGGAAACCTCATCCAGCTTTTTGTAAGCCCCCTTCAGCTTATTCTCTTTCCCGAGCTTTCAAAGCTTTTTGATGAGAATAAGATGGAAGAGGTAAGAACATATATGTCGCATTCTCTGAGATACTTCCTTATTATCTCTATTCCTGCAGTTTTTGGACTTTCAGCTCTTGCAAAACCTTTACTTGGGATCCTTACCACTCCGGATTTCGTATCTGGCTGGTTTGTAATCCCTATAATCGCTTTTGCCGGGCTGATGGCAGGAATATTCCAGATTTTTGTCAACACAATGTTCCTTATAAAAAAAACGAAGTTTGCTACCTACATTAATATCGTTGCCGCGGTTTCAAACGTGATAGTCAATCTCATTCTCATCCCTTCAGTAGGCATCATAGGGGCTGCTTTTTCGACCCTCATCTCCTACTTTTTGATGGCTACACTTTGCATACATGTGTCCCTAAAACATTTCAAGCTTGATTTTCATTTCCTGGACATCGGAAAAAGTATTCTGTCCTCAATGGCCATGTACTTCTTTGTTTCCAGCCTATCTATCGCGGGCATAGTTGAGCTTTTTGAAGCCGTGGGAGCAGGCATGTTTACTTATGTGGTTGCAATGTTTCTGGTAGGGGGTTTTACTGACAACGAAATGTCTTTAATAAAAAGGTATCTGTTCAGGTCAGAAGTTAGCTCTAACAGCAAATAA
- a CDS encoding NAD-dependent epimerase/dehydratase family protein produces MLSENRILVTGGAGFIGSNLVDRLLEKGNLVVVFDNLSSGKMEFIEHHLENPDFSLVRGDLLDPEAIERACKDVDMVYHVAANPDVKLGASDTKVHLDQNILATYNLLEAMRKGDAKKIAFTSTSTVYGEASVMPTPEDYGPLIPISLYGASKLACEALITSYSHTFDIQAWIFRFANIVGPRSTHGITVDFIKKLKDNPGRLEILGDGKQEKSYLHVSECVDAILFAIEKSKEDINIFNIGSEDTISATEIGGVITEEMGLSDVEFVYTGGNRGWKGDVPRMRLGIEKLKAIGWKPVYTSENSVRETARELLSGN; encoded by the coding sequence ATGCTTTCAGAGAACAGAATACTTGTAACAGGAGGAGCCGGGTTCATAGGGAGCAATCTGGTAGACCGCCTTTTAGAAAAAGGAAACTTGGTTGTTGTTTTCGATAACCTCAGTTCCGGCAAAATGGAATTTATAGAGCATCACCTTGAAAACCCGGATTTTTCTCTTGTAAGAGGAGACCTTCTTGATCCTGAAGCTATCGAAAGAGCCTGTAAGGATGTTGACATGGTATACCATGTAGCTGCAAATCCGGATGTTAAACTTGGAGCTTCAGATACAAAAGTCCATCTGGATCAGAATATCCTGGCAACCTACAACCTTCTCGAAGCTATGAGAAAAGGAGATGCAAAAAAAATTGCATTTACTTCGACATCCACAGTCTATGGGGAAGCAAGCGTGATGCCCACCCCGGAGGATTATGGTCCCCTTATCCCTATATCTCTCTACGGGGCTTCAAAACTTGCCTGTGAAGCTCTCATCACTTCATACTCTCACACCTTCGATATACAGGCGTGGATTTTCCGGTTTGCAAATATTGTAGGACCGCGCAGCACACACGGAATCACTGTTGATTTTATAAAGAAGCTGAAGGATAATCCCGGCAGGCTCGAGATTCTTGGGGACGGAAAACAGGAAAAATCCTACCTTCATGTGTCGGAGTGTGTTGATGCTATCCTTTTTGCAATAGAGAAAAGCAAAGAAGATATAAATATATTCAATATCGGTTCCGAAGACACAATCAGTGCTACAGAAATAGGGGGAGTTATTACTGAAGAGATGGGCCTTTCCGATGTAGAATTCGTATATACCGGAGGAAACAGGGGTTGGAAAGGCGATGTGCCAAGAATGAGGCTCGGGATAGAGAAACTAAAAGCAATAGGTTGGAAACCTGTCTATACGTCTGAGAACAGCGTAAGGGAAACAGCAAGGGAGTTGCTTTCCGGAAACTGA
- a CDS encoding transposase, which yields MFDSICKRVEEIEIPLKEMTIVFDRGMDSTDNIKQVLDKMHVVGALPSSICKDLYQIPLSDYEEEWENGKKNKVKAHLIKGTWYEKEFLLGMGKTVAFNDKEEFTTKEIVEMYDSRNMIEDDMKWLKDKLLIPIKPVYARKGKDKSSCVSLCNGATTLQLSTSFDR from the coding sequence TTGTTTGATAGTATCTGCAAACGTGTTGAGGAAATTGAAATTCCTCTAAAGGAAATGACTATTGTTTTTGATAGAGGGATGGACTCAACAGATAACATCAAACAGGTTTTAGATAAAATGCACGTTGTCGGAGCTTTACCCTCCTCTATATGTAAAGATTTATATCAGATTCCTCTGTCCGATTACGAAGAAGAGTGGGAGAACGGAAAAAAGAACAAAGTCAAAGCTCATCTCATAAAAGGAACTTGGTATGAAAAGGAGTTTCTTTTAGGGATGGGGAAAACTGTTGCGTTTAATGATAAAGAGGAATTTACAACAAAAGAAATTGTGGAGATGTATGATTCCCGAAATATGATTGAAGATGACATGAAATGGTTAAAAGACAAGTTATTGATACCGATAAAACCGGTGTATGCCAGAAAGGGTAAAGATAAGAGCTCATGTGTTTCTCTGTGTAATGGGGCTACTACTCTACAATTATCTACTTCATTTGATCGATGA
- a CDS encoding DUF1616 domain-containing protein translates to MAGNQKFPSDLLFVVGLVILTDIFVLTPALNESFIRTVLGLPMILFLPGYSLVSLLFPTKNTLEGIERAALSVGTSVAIVPLMGLVLNNTSFGIREIPLLVSLSVLIVLVCAAAYVRRKQFPEEKAFEISFKASARNMLIEIMGKPESTTEKALRVIMAVSILALAGSIAYVALLPHEQEPFTEFYILGSDGTAENYTTEYVQGESGTVIIGIVNHEHSTVDYTMDVRLENKSLPLPETLKHIQLEDNMTLEKPLEITPTVKGNNMELQFLLFNETEKNVPYRDLHLWINVAGEA, encoded by the coding sequence ATGGCCGGAAACCAGAAGTTTCCATCTGACCTGCTGTTTGTGGTAGGTCTTGTAATTCTTACGGATATCTTCGTACTTACTCCTGCACTAAATGAGAGTTTTATTCGCACTGTCCTTGGACTTCCAATGATATTATTCCTTCCGGGGTATTCCCTTGTATCCCTGCTGTTTCCGACAAAAAATACGCTTGAGGGAATTGAAAGAGCAGCACTCTCTGTAGGAACGAGTGTTGCAATTGTACCTCTCATGGGGCTTGTACTTAATAATACATCATTCGGGATCAGAGAAATACCTCTTCTTGTAAGCCTCTCTGTGCTTATCGTCCTTGTATGCGCAGCGGCATATGTCCGCAGGAAGCAGTTCCCTGAAGAAAAAGCCTTTGAAATCTCTTTCAAAGCTTCCGCCCGTAATATGTTAATTGAAATTATGGGGAAACCGGAATCGACGACGGAAAAAGCTCTCAGGGTTATTATGGCAGTTTCCATTCTGGCCTTGGCAGGAAGTATCGCTTATGTAGCCCTACTTCCTCACGAACAGGAGCCATTTACGGAATTCTATATCCTCGGGTCCGATGGAACAGCTGAGAATTATACGACTGAGTACGTGCAGGGAGAAAGCGGAACAGTCATTATAGGAATCGTAAACCACGAACACAGTACTGTGGACTATACAATGGACGTCAGGCTCGAAAATAAGTCCCTGCCCCTTCCTGAGACCTTGAAGCATATACAACTTGAAGACAACATGACCCTGGAAAAACCTCTTGAGATAACCCCCACTGTTAAAGGAAACAATATGGAACTTCAATTCCTG
- a CDS encoding glycosyltransferase family 2 protein, with protein MTITIAAMPAYNEAHSIAEVIKGCKKYVDRVVVVDDGSTDNTVDIAESLGAYVVRHEVNKGYGAALRNCFDTARNLGAGAMVIIDSDGQHDPSEIPMLLEPLRHGFDLVIGSRFVNGNGKNVPIYRKFGMKVLDVATYIAGGLNVTDSQSGFRAYGRRAIENINLNGTDMSAGSEILIQARDHKLKFTEVEIHCRYDLEDCSSEHPFIHGPRVLLQLLKDMEYRRPLFYFSVPGMIMASAGFLMGLYFLQDYYMGGHLRFGPTLLMVMLTIIGAFMIFTGIILHAISRMIFLNEHIRRQ; from the coding sequence ATGACCATTACTATTGCAGCCATGCCTGCCTATAATGAAGCCCATTCCATTGCAGAGGTCATCAAGGGCTGCAAAAAATATGTGGATAGGGTTGTGGTTGTGGACGATGGGAGCACGGATAATACTGTCGATATCGCCGAGTCCCTTGGTGCCTATGTAGTCCGCCACGAAGTAAACAAAGGATACGGGGCAGCCCTGAGAAATTGTTTCGACACGGCCCGTAACCTCGGTGCAGGTGCTATGGTAATAATCGATTCAGATGGCCAGCACGATCCTTCCGAAATTCCTATGCTCCTTGAGCCCTTAAGACATGGATTTGACCTTGTGATTGGTTCAAGATTCGTCAACGGCAATGGAAAAAATGTCCCTATTTACCGTAAGTTTGGAATGAAAGTTCTTGATGTGGCAACCTATATAGCAGGTGGTCTCAATGTTACTGATTCCCAGAGCGGTTTCCGAGCATATGGCAGAAGAGCCATTGAGAATATAAACCTCAATGGAACTGATATGTCTGCAGGTTCAGAGATTCTTATTCAGGCAAGAGATCATAAGCTTAAGTTTACTGAAGTAGAGATCCACTGCAGATATGATCTTGAAGATTGTTCCTCCGAACATCCCTTCATACACGGTCCCAGGGTTCTGCTCCAGCTTCTTAAAGATATGGAATACAGGCGCCCCCTGTTCTATTTTTCAGTTCCAGGGATGATTATGGCATCTGCCGGTTTTCTTATGGGGCTGTATTTTCTGCAGGACTATTATATGGGCGGACACTTGCGTTTCGGACCCACGCTCCTCATGGTAATGTTGACAATCATAGGGGCTTTTATGATATTTACAGGAATCATACTGCACGCCATTTCAAGGATGATATTTCTGAACGAACATATTCGAAGGCAATAA
- the galU gene encoding UTP--glucose-1-phosphate uridylyltransferase GalU produces MTIKKALIPAAGLGTRFLPATKSMPKEMLPIIDTPVIQYVVEEAIASGIEDIIIITGRGKRAIEDYFDDSPELEMHLAKKNQTDMLKLVRDISSLVDIHYIRQKEPNGLGDAVLRAENHIGNEPFAVLLGDDIIVNDKPCTAQLIENFEKYGRSTIAVEEVPYEKLSSYGIIKGKPLDDSLYVLEDIMEKPSPEDAPSNIGAIGRYVFTPEIFDCIKEAGTGVGSEIQLTDGIRVLNRSQMIYACRFKGKRFDTGDRLGYVKSIIDFALQNENLRDDVLECLREILAVEKVPAEMKE; encoded by the coding sequence GTGACTATTAAAAAAGCACTCATTCCGGCAGCCGGTCTAGGAACTCGTTTCCTGCCTGCCACCAAGTCCATGCCAAAAGAAATGCTCCCGATCATTGATACTCCAGTCATCCAGTATGTCGTGGAGGAGGCTATAGCCTCAGGGATAGAGGACATAATCATCATCACTGGAAGAGGCAAGAGAGCTATCGAAGACTACTTTGACGACTCCCCTGAACTTGAAATGCACCTTGCGAAAAAGAACCAGACAGACATGTTGAAGCTGGTCAGGGATATCTCCTCTCTTGTTGATATCCATTATATCCGCCAGAAGGAACCTAACGGGCTTGGAGATGCGGTGCTTAGGGCAGAGAATCATATCGGAAATGAACCTTTTGCGGTGCTCCTCGGAGACGACATTATCGTTAATGATAAACCCTGCACTGCCCAGCTTATCGAGAACTTTGAAAAATACGGAAGGTCAACCATCGCAGTTGAAGAGGTGCCTTATGAAAAACTGAGCAGTTACGGAATTATAAAGGGTAAGCCTCTTGACGATTCTCTGTACGTGCTTGAGGATATCATGGAAAAACCCTCTCCTGAAGATGCTCCTTCCAATATCGGGGCAATTGGGCGTTATGTTTTCACCCCTGAAATTTTTGACTGCATTAAGGAAGCCGGAACCGGGGTGGGGAGCGAGATCCAGCTTACGGACGGCATCAGGGTCCTGAACAGGTCTCAGATGATCTACGCCTGCAGGTTCAAAGGAAAAAGGTTCGATACCGGAGATCGGCTTGGGTATGTAAAATCCATAATCGATTTTGCTCTTCAGAACGAAAACCTCAGGGACGATGTGCTTGAGTGCCTGCGGGAAATCCTGGCAGTTGAAAAGGTCCCGGCAGAAATGAAAGAATAA